One Aneurinibacillus migulanus genomic region harbors:
- a CDS encoding alpha/beta hydrolase — protein sequence MIRHNLKIDNIPIILWGDKSDKLFIVVHGNMSNKADDSIIVFAEEATAVGYQVLSFDLPQHGDRKDDTYLCKVQNCVQDLNTIMTYAKSLSNNISIFACSMGAYFSLLEYSHEPLKQCLFLSPVVNMERIINNMMTWFNVSESRLKIEKEISTPIGQTLYWDYYCYVKEHPIVAWNNPTSILYGSEDNLCEFDIVSEFAKRFNCNLQVMENGEHYFHTQEQLQYFRQWLKNHIYVK from the coding sequence ATGATAAGACATAATTTAAAGATAGATAATATTCCGATAATTTTGTGGGGAGACAAATCAGATAAGTTATTTATAGTTGTGCATGGTAACATGTCAAATAAGGCAGATGACTCGATTATTGTATTTGCAGAAGAAGCAACAGCAGTAGGTTATCAAGTTCTTAGTTTTGATTTGCCTCAACATGGTGACCGTAAGGATGATACTTATCTTTGTAAAGTTCAAAACTGTGTTCAAGACCTTAATACAATTATGACCTATGCAAAATCGTTATCAAATAATATAAGCATTTTTGCTTGTAGCATGGGAGCGTATTTTAGTCTATTAGAATATAGCCATGAGCCGTTGAAGCAGTGCTTGTTTCTCTCTCCTGTGGTAAATATGGAACGTATAATAAATAATATGATGACATGGTTTAACGTAAGTGAGAGTAGACTAAAAATAGAGAAAGAAATTTCCACACCTATTGGACAAACTCTCTATTGGGATTACTACTGTTATGTGAAAGAACATCCTATTGTTGCTTGGAATAATCCGACTTCAATTCTCTATGGTTCAGAAGATAACTTATGTGAGTTTGACATTGTATCTGAATTTGCTAAACGCTTTAACTGTAATTTGCAAGTAATGGAGAACGGAGAACACTATTTCCATACTCAGGAACAGTTGCAGTATTTCAGACAATGGCTAAAAAACCATATATACGTTAAATGA